The following proteins are encoded in a genomic region of Paraburkholderia sp. BL23I1N1:
- a CDS encoding monovalent cation:proton antiporter family protein — protein sequence MISPLEMTLFLLLASVAGVVIFRFLNLPPMLGYLTVGIVVGPHAFGLVPDSVGAQNLAEFGVVFLMFSIGLEFSLSKLRSMRRLVFGLGLLQVIGTIAVAVSLGFVLERWVHITWQASVALGGALAMSSTAIVSKMLAERLEIETEHGRNIFGVLLFQDLAVVPLLIVIAALGGDSKDLVSALGLAAIKIVVALALLLIVGQRFMTRWFNVVARRRSQELFILNLLLVTLGAAFITDKFGLSLALGAFIAGMLIAETPYRHQVEEDIKPFRDVLLGLFFVTTGMLLNPRVIWEHPFIVLGFLVGPILLKAVMVTGLSRLFGASPGVAMRTGIGLAQAGEFGFVLLNLILDKHLVDATLLQAILAAMLLSMLAAPFLIQNADRIVLRLSSTEWMMQSLQMTRIATQSLKQSGHVIICGYGRAGQNLARMLEHEGLSYVALDLDPDRVQAAAAAGESVVFGDAGRRESLLAAGIHRAAAIAITYANTPSALRVLHNIHELEPTLPVIVRTVDDADLEKLLAAGATEVIPEIVEGSLMLASHTLVLMGVPMRRVVRRVEEMRDERYALLRGYFHGADDVEDDDGHEQVRLQSVPVDENSDAVGRTLAELGLFELGVEVTAIRRHGIRGVEPDPSTKLRASDIVVLRGLPEQLAEAEERLSKHRRAGAAAA from the coding sequence ATGATTTCCCCACTCGAAATGACGCTGTTCCTGCTGCTGGCATCGGTGGCGGGCGTGGTGATCTTTCGCTTTCTGAATCTTCCACCGATGCTCGGCTATCTGACGGTCGGCATCGTGGTCGGGCCGCACGCGTTCGGTCTGGTTCCCGATTCGGTGGGTGCGCAGAATCTCGCCGAATTCGGTGTCGTGTTCCTGATGTTTTCGATCGGGCTGGAGTTTTCGCTTTCTAAGCTGCGCTCGATGCGCCGGCTCGTGTTCGGTCTCGGCCTGCTGCAGGTGATCGGCACGATTGCCGTGGCGGTCTCGCTCGGCTTCGTGCTGGAGCGCTGGGTGCACATCACCTGGCAGGCGAGCGTGGCGCTGGGCGGCGCGCTCGCGATGTCGTCGACGGCGATCGTCAGCAAGATGCTGGCCGAGCGGCTCGAGATCGAAACGGAGCACGGCCGCAATATCTTCGGCGTGCTGCTGTTCCAGGACCTGGCGGTGGTGCCGCTGTTGATCGTCATCGCGGCGCTGGGCGGCGATTCGAAAGATCTCGTCAGCGCGCTCGGGCTGGCGGCTATCAAGATCGTCGTGGCATTGGCCCTATTGTTAATAGTGGGGCAGCGTTTCATGACGCGCTGGTTCAACGTGGTGGCGCGGCGCCGCTCGCAGGAACTGTTCATCCTTAATCTGCTGCTGGTGACGCTCGGCGCAGCGTTCATCACGGACAAGTTCGGCCTGTCGCTTGCGCTCGGCGCGTTCATCGCCGGCATGTTGATCGCGGAAACACCTTACCGGCATCAGGTGGAAGAGGACATCAAGCCGTTTCGCGACGTGCTGCTGGGCCTCTTCTTCGTCACCACCGGCATGCTGCTGAATCCGCGCGTGATCTGGGAGCACCCGTTTATCGTGCTGGGTTTCCTGGTCGGCCCGATTCTGCTGAAGGCGGTGATGGTGACGGGGCTCTCGCGCCTGTTCGGCGCGTCGCCGGGCGTTGCGATGCGCACCGGTATCGGCCTCGCGCAAGCCGGCGAGTTCGGCTTCGTGCTGCTGAACCTGATTCTCGACAAGCATCTCGTCGACGCCACCCTGCTGCAGGCGATTCTCGCGGCGATGCTGCTGTCGATGCTGGCCGCGCCGTTCCTGATCCAGAACGCGGACCGCATCGTGCTGCGGCTGTCGTCGACGGAATGGATGATGCAGTCCTTGCAGATGACCCGGATCGCGACGCAGAGCCTGAAGCAAAGCGGTCACGTGATCATTTGCGGTTATGGCCGGGCCGGGCAGAACCTGGCGCGCATGCTGGAGCACGAGGGTTTGTCGTATGTCGCTTTGGACCTGGACCCCGATCGCGTGCAAGCCGCGGCTGCGGCGGGCGAGTCCGTGGTATTCGGCGATGCGGGGCGGCGCGAATCGCTGCTTGCCGCGGGTATCCATCGCGCCGCGGCGATCGCGATTACCTACGCGAACACGCCCTCGGCCCTGCGCGTGTTGCACAATATTCACGAGCTTGAACCCACGTTGCCGGTGATCGTCCGTACCGTCGACGACGCCGATCTGGAAAAGCTGCTAGCTGCCGGCGCGACCGAGGTGATTCCTGAAATCGTCGAAGGCAGCCTGATGCTGGCTTCGCATACGCTGGTGCTGATGGGCGTGCCGATGCGGCGCGTGGTGCGGCGGGTCGAGGAAATGCGTGACGAGCGCTATGCGCTGTTGCGCGGCTATTTCCACGGCGCGGACGACGTGGAAGACGACGACGGGCACGAACAGGTGCGGCTACAATCGGTGCCGGTCGACGAAAATTCGGACGCGGTGGGCCGAACGCTGGCGGAATTGGGCCTGTTCGAACTGGGCGTGGAGGTCACGGCGATTCGCCGGCACGGCATTCGTGGCGTCGAGCCGGACCCGTCCACCAAGCTGCGCGCGAGCGATATCGTGGTGTTGCGCGGTTTGCCCGAGCAATTGGCCGAAGCCGAAGAGCGCCTCTCGAAGCATCGCCGCGCGGGCGCGGCTGCGGCCTAG
- a CDS encoding adenine phosphoribosyltransferase encodes MSNALASAPLDAANYIKSHIRTVPDWPQPGVQFRDITPLLQEPKSLRVLIDLFVQRYIDAKLDYVAGLDARGFIFGPILAYELNLGFIPIRKQGKLPYKRVAQSYELEYGTATVEIHEDACKPGDRVVIIDDLIATGGTMMAGKILLERLGAVVVEGAAIIDLPELGGSALLRNGGLPLYTVTEFGGH; translated from the coding sequence ATGTCCAACGCGCTCGCGAGCGCGCCGCTCGATGCGGCCAACTACATCAAAAGCCACATCCGCACGGTGCCCGATTGGCCGCAGCCGGGCGTGCAGTTTCGCGACATCACGCCGCTCCTGCAGGAGCCAAAGTCGCTGCGCGTGCTGATCGACCTGTTCGTTCAGCGCTATATCGACGCGAAGCTCGACTACGTCGCCGGGCTGGATGCGCGTGGCTTCATCTTCGGGCCGATTCTGGCTTACGAACTGAACCTCGGCTTCATTCCGATCCGCAAGCAGGGCAAGCTGCCGTATAAGCGGGTCGCCCAATCCTACGAGCTCGAATACGGCACCGCGACCGTCGAGATTCACGAGGACGCCTGCAAGCCGGGCGACCGCGTCGTGATCATCGACGATCTGATCGCCACCGGCGGCACGATGATGGCCGGCAAGATTCTGCTGGAGCGGCTCGGCGCGGTGGTGGTCGAAGGTGCGGCGATTATCGATCTGCCCGAACTCGGCGGCTCGGCCTTGCTGCGTAACGGGGGCCTGCCGCTCTATACCGTGACCGAATTCGGCGGCCATTGA
- a CDS encoding LysE family translocator, with product MPNFLLFLATSIAITMAPGPDNLQVLARGISQGRAAGLVAALGFAAGITFHTTLAALGVAALLRSSPVAFEVIKLAGAAYLVWIGIKALRSQGLATAHERAPQPLMAVFRQSVLGNLLNPKVTLFFVVFLPQFVQPHGTQSVTVQMLELGVLFMLQTVVVFSLFGVCAGMIGGWLKRRPRVGVWLDRLAGATFIAIGIRVALRD from the coding sequence ATGCCCAACTTTCTGTTGTTCCTGGCGACCTCGATCGCGATCACGATGGCGCCTGGCCCCGACAATCTGCAAGTGCTCGCGCGCGGCATCTCGCAAGGCCGCGCGGCGGGTCTCGTCGCCGCGCTTGGCTTCGCCGCCGGCATCACGTTCCACACCACCTTGGCCGCGCTTGGCGTGGCCGCGTTGCTGCGTTCGTCGCCGGTTGCGTTTGAAGTGATCAAGCTGGCGGGCGCCGCGTATCTGGTCTGGATCGGCATCAAGGCGCTGCGCAGCCAGGGCCTCGCCACCGCGCACGAGCGCGCGCCGCAACCGTTGATGGCGGTGTTCCGTCAGAGCGTGCTCGGCAATCTGCTGAACCCGAAGGTGACGCTGTTCTTCGTCGTGTTCCTGCCGCAGTTCGTGCAGCCGCATGGCACGCAAAGCGTCACCGTGCAGATGCTCGAACTCGGCGTGTTGTTCATGTTGCAGACCGTGGTGGTGTTTTCGCTGTTCGGCGTGTGCGCGGGCATGATCGGCGGCTGGCTGAAGCGCCGGCCGCGCGTGGGCGTGTGGCTCGACCGGCTCGCCGGCGCGACCTTCATCGCGATTGGAATTCGCGTCGCCTTGCGCGATTGA
- a CDS encoding DUF4743 domain-containing protein: protein MTLPCITAARRFDRHAHLPFWIDAEQVGWIRSTDVPLLARWPDVFEIDATRVTLAPVFNTVDLRSAALGSVIGALAAEGRIPGWRNETYAIRNAFDAPPLAYIERAASRFFGTMTYAVHLNGVVEYADGAPRMAAPRMAAPQLWIARRSDTKATDPGMLDNVVAGGIGWGFGIEATIIKECWEEAGIPEEIAARAKAGRTAHVLQSLPEGTQAEQIFIYDLALPADFAPRNQDGEVSEHRLARIDEVARWIEEGAMTVDASLATLDCLLRRRWIDEDACPGIETLFAPPAPG, encoded by the coding sequence ATGACTTTGCCTTGCATCACCGCCGCGCGCCGCTTTGATAGGCACGCGCATCTGCCGTTCTGGATCGACGCCGAGCAGGTCGGCTGGATTCGCTCGACCGATGTGCCGTTGCTCGCACGCTGGCCCGATGTGTTTGAAATCGACGCCACGCGCGTGACGCTCGCGCCTGTGTTCAACACCGTCGATTTGCGCAGTGCCGCGCTCGGTTCCGTGATCGGTGCGCTTGCCGCCGAGGGCCGCATTCCCGGCTGGCGCAACGAGACTTACGCGATCCGTAATGCGTTCGATGCGCCGCCACTCGCGTATATCGAACGCGCGGCGTCGCGCTTCTTCGGCACGATGACCTACGCGGTGCATCTGAACGGCGTCGTAGAATACGCGGACGGCGCCCCGCGGATGGCCGCCCCACGGATGGCCGCCCCGCAATTGTGGATCGCGCGCCGCAGCGACACCAAGGCGACCGACCCGGGCATGCTCGACAATGTCGTGGCAGGCGGGATCGGCTGGGGCTTCGGCATCGAGGCGACGATCATCAAGGAGTGCTGGGAAGAAGCCGGTATTCCTGAGGAGATCGCCGCTCGCGCCAAGGCCGGCCGCACCGCGCATGTGCTGCAATCGTTGCCGGAAGGCACGCAGGCCGAACAGATTTTTATCTATGACCTCGCGCTGCCGGCCGATTTCGCGCCGCGCAACCAGGACGGGGAAGTGAGCGAACACCGGCTCGCGCGCATCGATGAAGTGGCGCGCTGGATCGAAGAAGGCGCGATGACCGTGGATGCGAGTCTCGCCACGCTGGATTGCCTGCTGCGCCGCCGCTGGATCGACGAAGACGCGTGTCCGGGCATCGAGACGTTGTTCGCGCCACCGGCGCCTGGCTAA
- the purU gene encoding formyltetrahydrofolate deformylase, whose protein sequence is MSTDHSFILKLSCADRPGIVHAVSGFLFERGSNILDSAQFGDSRTGEFFMRVHFQQVGGDPGLNLLRTSFATLAEQFGMRWELHDASVKPRVVIMVSKIGHCLNDLLFRYRTGQLGIEIPAIISNHKEFYQLAASYDIPFHQFPLMGGTPDAKAAQEARVLEVIDEHQADLVVLARYMQILSPKLCESLSGRAINIHHSFLPSFKGAKPYYQAFDRGVKLIGATAHYVTTDLDEGPIIEQEVERVDHSMTPEQLTAIGRDVECVTLARAVKWHVEHRVVLNGSKTVVFR, encoded by the coding sequence ATGTCGACCGATCACAGCTTCATCCTCAAACTGTCGTGCGCCGACCGGCCCGGCATCGTCCATGCGGTTTCGGGCTTTCTGTTCGAGCGTGGCAGCAATATTCTCGACTCCGCGCAGTTCGGCGACAGCCGCACCGGCGAGTTCTTCATGCGCGTGCATTTCCAGCAGGTGGGCGGCGATCCGGGCCTGAACCTGCTGCGTACGTCGTTCGCGACGCTTGCCGAGCAGTTCGGCATGCGCTGGGAGTTGCACGATGCCTCAGTGAAGCCGCGCGTCGTCATCATGGTGTCGAAGATCGGTCATTGCCTGAACGACCTGCTGTTCCGCTATCGCACCGGTCAACTGGGTATCGAGATTCCGGCGATCATCTCGAACCACAAGGAGTTCTATCAGCTCGCGGCCAGCTACGACATTCCGTTCCATCAGTTCCCGCTGATGGGCGGCACGCCGGACGCGAAGGCCGCACAGGAAGCACGCGTGCTCGAAGTGATCGACGAGCATCAAGCGGATCTGGTGGTGCTTGCGCGCTACATGCAGATTCTGTCGCCGAAGCTGTGCGAATCGCTCTCCGGCCGTGCAATCAATATTCACCATTCGTTCCTGCCGAGCTTCAAGGGCGCGAAGCCGTATTACCAGGCGTTCGACCGCGGCGTGAAACTGATCGGCGCAACCGCGCACTACGTGACCACGGATCTCGACGAAGGTCCGATCATCGAGCAGGAGGTGGAGCGGGTCGATCACAGCATGACGCCGGAGCAACTGACGGCGATCGGCCGTGACGTCGAATGCGTGACGCTCGCGCGCGCGGTGAAGTGGCACGTCGAGCATCGCGTCGTGTTGAACGGCAGCAAGACCGTGGTGTTTCGTTAA
- a CDS encoding PepSY domain-containing protein, which translates to MRRQLVRLHRWFGVAIALFLFVAGLSGAIIAWDHELDAALNPSFFKARTAGPALSGLELARRIEAADPRLQVTYLPLAAEPGHTLQMMVLPRTNPATQQPYPLDFNQIAVDPATGDIQGRREWGAVSLARLNLIPFIYKLHYTLQLPFTGGVDIGTWLMGIVGIVWLIDSVIALWLSFPSFKAWRKSFAFRLGRGGYALTFDLHRSGGVWIWGLLVIVALTSVSMNLSAPVVRPIVSLFSTLTPDPVSNPEILRTPQPGDPVLSRERVVQLAEQAGKAQDLKVPPGGLYYAEYLHAYGVGFYATGNDHGDIGLGNPWMYWDAATGKLLGAQIPGKGTAGDIFMQVQFPLHSGRILGLGGRILISAVGIAVALLSATGLVIWLKKLNARRRSAQNARLAQPAQLAQDTRHAGGSAMDS; encoded by the coding sequence ATGAGGCGGCAACTCGTCCGCCTGCATCGCTGGTTCGGTGTTGCCATTGCGCTGTTTCTGTTCGTCGCCGGCCTGAGCGGCGCGATCATCGCGTGGGATCACGAACTCGATGCGGCGCTGAACCCCTCGTTCTTCAAAGCGCGCACCGCCGGCCCGGCGCTTTCGGGACTCGAGTTGGCACGTCGTATCGAAGCGGCGGATCCGCGCCTGCAGGTGACGTATCTGCCGCTCGCCGCCGAGCCCGGCCACACCTTGCAGATGATGGTGTTGCCGCGCACGAACCCCGCCACGCAGCAGCCTTACCCACTCGACTTCAATCAGATCGCCGTCGATCCCGCCACCGGCGATATCCAGGGGCGACGCGAATGGGGCGCAGTGTCGCTCGCTCGGCTCAATCTGATTCCGTTTATCTACAAGCTGCACTACACGCTGCAATTGCCGTTCACGGGCGGCGTCGATATCGGCACGTGGCTGATGGGTATCGTCGGGATCGTGTGGCTGATCGATAGCGTGATCGCGCTATGGCTTTCGTTTCCGAGCTTCAAGGCGTGGCGCAAGTCGTTCGCGTTTCGCCTTGGGCGCGGCGGCTATGCGCTCACCTTCGATCTGCACCGCTCGGGCGGCGTGTGGATCTGGGGCTTGCTGGTGATCGTCGCGCTGACTTCCGTGTCGATGAATCTCTCGGCGCCGGTCGTTCGGCCGATCGTGTCGCTGTTCTCGACGCTCACGCCGGATCCGGTCAGCAACCCCGAAATCCTGCGCACGCCGCAGCCCGGCGACCCGGTGCTGAGTCGCGAGCGCGTGGTGCAGCTAGCAGAGCAAGCCGGTAAAGCGCAGGACCTGAAGGTGCCGCCGGGTGGTCTTTACTACGCGGAATACCTGCATGCCTATGGCGTCGGTTTCTACGCAACCGGCAACGATCACGGCGACATCGGCCTCGGCAATCCGTGGATGTATTGGGACGCGGCCACTGGCAAGCTACTCGGCGCGCAGATTCCCGGCAAGGGCACGGCGGGCGACATCTTCATGCAGGTGCAATTCCCGCTGCACTCGGGACGCATCCTCGGTCTCGGCGGGCGGATTCTGATTAGCGCGGTGGGGATTGCGGTCGCCTTGTTGAGCGCAACGGGACTGGTGATCTGGTTGAAGAAACTGAATGCGCGCCGCCGTTCGGCGCAAAACGCTCGACTTGCGCAACCCGCACAACTCGCACAGGACACGCGACACGCCGGCGGCTCCGCGATGGACTCCTAA
- a CDS encoding AI-2E family transporter translates to MAKRNQASDDGQVQDLRPRPVRLTSDMSLPKLSAVEIGSYVLMLIGMWAVIDLKLLGALLAGLLVFQLVHTIAPRIERHMSSQRARWLAVVILSVVIVGALTGLTLGIIEHFENDVPSVQNLLDQAMQLIDQARGRIPQFIANSLPVDTEQMKAKAAELMQTHANMLQQSGKTAARGFTHILIGMIIGAIIAVGAQKHMQRLPLSTAFVTRVTRFADAFRRIVFAQVKISAINAVFTGIFLLLILPIFHDTLPLSKTLVLVTFIVGLLPVIGNLISNTIIVAVALSVSFPAAVMSLVFLIVIHKLEYFLNARIVGGQIEARAWELLIAMLVMEAAFGIPGVVAAPIFYAYIKRELIYLRLV, encoded by the coding sequence ATGGCCAAGCGGAATCAGGCGAGCGACGACGGGCAAGTGCAGGACCTACGCCCACGCCCGGTCAGGCTGACCAGCGACATGAGCTTGCCGAAGCTCTCGGCGGTCGAAATCGGCAGTTACGTGCTGATGCTGATCGGCATGTGGGCGGTCATCGACCTGAAACTGCTCGGCGCCTTGCTGGCCGGGTTGCTGGTGTTTCAACTCGTGCACACCATCGCGCCGCGCATCGAACGGCATATGTCGAGTCAGCGCGCGCGCTGGCTCGCGGTGGTGATCCTCTCGGTGGTGATAGTCGGCGCACTGACGGGATTGACGCTCGGCATCATCGAACATTTCGAGAATGACGTGCCGAGCGTGCAGAATCTGCTCGACCAGGCGATGCAGCTGATCGACCAGGCGCGCGGCCGGATTCCGCAATTCATCGCCAACTCTCTGCCGGTCGATACCGAGCAGATGAAGGCCAAAGCAGCCGAGCTGATGCAGACGCACGCGAACATGCTGCAGCAAAGCGGCAAGACCGCGGCACGCGGCTTCACGCATATCCTGATCGGCATGATCATCGGCGCGATCATCGCGGTGGGGGCGCAGAAGCATATGCAACGGCTGCCGCTGTCCACGGCGTTCGTCACGCGCGTGACACGTTTCGCCGACGCCTTTCGCCGCATCGTCTTCGCTCAGGTCAAGATTTCCGCGATCAATGCGGTCTTTACCGGCATCTTCCTGCTGCTGATCCTGCCAATCTTTCACGACACGCTGCCACTCTCCAAAACGCTGGTGCTGGTGACGTTTATCGTCGGCTTGCTGCCCGTGATCGGCAATCTGATCTCGAACACGATCATCGTCGCGGTGGCGCTCTCGGTGAGCTTTCCGGCGGCGGTCATGTCGTTGGTATTCCTGATCGTGATTCACAAGCTGGAATACTTCCTGAACGCGCGCATTGTCGGTGGTCAGATCGAGGCGCGCGCCTGGGAATTGCTGATCGCGATGCTCGTGATGGAAGCCGCGTTCGGCATTCCCGGCGTGGTCGCGGCGCCGATCTTCTATGCGTATATCAAGCGGGAATTGATTTATTTGCGGTTGGTGTGA
- the uvrA gene encoding excinuclease ABC subunit UvrA — MEQIRIRGARTHNLKNVNLDLPRHKLVVITGLSGSGKSSLAFDTLYAEGQRRYVESLSAYARQFLQLMEKPDVDLIEGLSPAISIEQKATSHNPRSTVGTVTEIHDYLRLLFARVGTPYCPDHEIPLEAQSVSQMVDAALALPEETRLMILAPVVANRKGEHVELFEEMQAQGFIRFRVRSGGGTANEGVAKIYEVDSLPKLKKNDKHTIDVVVDRLKVRGDMKQRLAESFETALRLADGRAIALEMDTDKEHLFSSKFACPICSYSLQELEPRLFSFNNPMGACPECDGLGQITFFDPKRVVAHPSLSLAAGAVKGWDRRNQFYFQMLQSLAAFYEFDIDTAVEDLPEKVRKILLFGSGKQEIPFSYINERGRTSVREHVFEGIIPNLERRYRETDSVAVREELAKYQNNQPCPACAGTRLRREARFVRIGADGDARGIFEISGWPLRDALGYFQTLRLEGSKREIADKVVKEIVARLMFLNNVGLDYLSLERSAETLSGGEAQRIRLASQIGSGLTGVMYVLDEPSIGLHQRDNDRLIATLKHLRDLGNSVIVVEHDEDMIRMADYVVDMGPGAGEHGGMVIAEGTPKQVQANPASMTGQYMSGARNIEFPDERKEPDERRLRIVEAYGNNLQHVSLDLPVGLLTCVTGVSGSGKSTLINDTLYHAVAHHLYGSSTEPAPYESIEGLEHFDKVINVDQSPIGRTPRSNPATYTGLFTPIRELFAGVPAAKERGYEAGRFSFNVKGGRCESCQGDGVLKVEMHFLPDVYVPCDVCHGKRYNRETLDVQYKGKNISEVLDMTVENAYEFFKPVPVVARKLKTLLDVGLGYIRLGQSATTLSGGEAQRVKLSLELSKRDTGRTLYILDEPTTGLHFHDIALLLEVIHRLRDQGNTVVIIEHNLDVIKTADWVIDLGPEGGAGGGQIIAQGTPEQVAKSKASFTGKYLAPLLKRTASQK, encoded by the coding sequence GTGGAACAAATCCGTATCCGTGGGGCTCGCACCCACAATCTGAAGAACGTCAATCTCGACCTCCCGCGTCATAAGCTCGTCGTGATTACGGGCCTGTCCGGCTCGGGTAAATCGTCGCTCGCGTTCGACACGCTCTATGCGGAAGGACAGCGCCGCTACGTCGAATCTCTTTCCGCTTACGCCCGCCAATTCCTGCAATTGATGGAGAAGCCGGACGTCGATCTGATCGAAGGCCTGTCGCCGGCGATCTCGATCGAGCAGAAGGCGACCTCGCACAATCCGCGTTCCACGGTCGGCACCGTCACCGAAATTCACGACTACCTGCGCCTGCTGTTTGCGCGGGTCGGCACGCCGTACTGTCCGGACCACGAAATTCCGCTGGAAGCGCAAAGCGTCTCGCAGATGGTCGACGCGGCGCTCGCCCTGCCGGAAGAAACCAGGCTGATGATCCTCGCGCCGGTGGTGGCGAACCGCAAGGGCGAGCACGTCGAACTGTTCGAGGAAATGCAGGCGCAGGGCTTCATCCGTTTTCGCGTTCGCTCGGGCGGTGGCACGGCCAATGAAGGCGTCGCGAAGATCTATGAAGTCGACTCGCTGCCAAAGCTCAAGAAAAACGACAAGCATACGATCGATGTCGTAGTCGACCGTCTGAAAGTGCGCGGCGATATGAAGCAGCGTCTCGCCGAATCGTTCGAAACGGCACTGCGTCTCGCCGACGGCCGCGCGATCGCGCTGGAAATGGATACGGACAAGGAGCACCTGTTCAGCTCGAAGTTCGCCTGCCCGATCTGCTCGTATTCGCTGCAGGAACTCGAGCCGCGGCTCTTCTCGTTCAACAATCCGATGGGCGCGTGCCCGGAATGCGACGGCCTCGGCCAGATCACCTTCTTCGATCCGAAGCGGGTTGTCGCGCATCCTTCGCTGTCGCTCGCGGCAGGCGCGGTGAAGGGCTGGGACCGACGCAACCAGTTCTATTTCCAGATGCTGCAAAGTCTCGCGGCATTCTACGAGTTCGACATCGACACGGCCGTCGAAGACCTGCCGGAGAAAGTCCGCAAGATCCTGCTGTTCGGTTCGGGCAAGCAGGAAATCCCGTTCTCGTACATCAACGAACGCGGCCGCACTTCCGTGCGCGAGCATGTGTTCGAAGGGATCATCCCGAACCTGGAGCGGCGTTACCGCGAGACCGATTCGGTCGCGGTGCGCGAAGAACTCGCCAAGTATCAGAACAACCAGCCCTGCCCGGCGTGTGCCGGCACGCGGCTGCGCCGTGAAGCGCGCTTCGTGCGGATCGGCGCGGACGGCGACGCGCGCGGCATCTTCGAAATCAGCGGCTGGCCGTTGCGCGACGCACTCGGCTATTTCCAGACGCTGCGGCTCGAAGGCTCGAAGCGCGAGATCGCCGACAAGGTGGTCAAGGAGATCGTCGCGCGGCTGATGTTCCTGAATAACGTCGGGCTCGACTATCTGTCGCTCGAACGCAGCGCGGAAACGCTGTCAGGCGGCGAAGCGCAGCGCATTCGCCTCGCCTCGCAGATCGGTTCCGGCTTGACCGGCGTGATGTACGTACTCGACGAGCCGTCGATCGGTCTGCATCAGCGCGACAACGACCGGCTGATCGCCACGCTCAAGCATCTGCGCGACCTGGGCAACTCGGTGATCGTCGTCGAACATGATGAAGACATGATCCGCATGGCCGATTATGTGGTCGACATGGGGCCGGGCGCGGGCGAGCACGGCGGCATGGTGATCGCCGAAGGTACGCCCAAGCAGGTACAGGCGAATCCGGCGTCAATGACCGGGCAGTACATGTCCGGCGCCCGCAACATCGAATTTCCGGATGAGCGCAAGGAGCCGGACGAGCGGCGTCTGCGGATCGTCGAGGCGTACGGCAACAATCTGCAGCACGTTTCGCTCGATTTGCCGGTCGGCCTGCTGACCTGTGTGACCGGTGTGTCCGGTTCGGGCAAGTCCACGCTGATCAACGACACGCTGTACCACGCGGTCGCGCATCACCTGTATGGTTCGTCCACCGAGCCGGCGCCGTACGAATCGATCGAAGGTCTGGAGCATTTCGACAAGGTCATCAACGTCGACCAGTCGCCGATCGGCCGCACGCCGCGCTCGAATCCGGCCACGTACACGGGTCTGTTCACGCCGATCCGCGAACTGTTCGCAGGTGTGCCCGCCGCGAAGGAACGCGGCTACGAAGCGGGCCGCTTCTCGTTCAACGTGAAGGGCGGCCGTTGCGAATCCTGCCAGGGCGACGGCGTGCTGAAGGTGGAAATGCACTTTTTGCCGGACGTGTACGTTCCCTGCGACGTCTGCCACGGCAAGCGCTACAACCGCGAAACGCTGGACGTCCAATACAAAGGCAAGAACATCAGCGAAGTGCTCGACATGACGGTGGAGAACGCCTACGAGTTCTTCAAGCCGGTGCCGGTCGTGGCGCGCAAGCTGAAAACCTTGCTGGACGTTGGTTTGGGCTATATCCGGCTGGGCCAGTCGGCCACTACCCTCTCCGGCGGCGAAGCACAGCGCGTCAAACTATCTTTGGAACTGAGCAAGCGCGACACGGGTCGCACGCTATACATCCTGGACGAGCCGACCACCGGTCTGCACTTTCATGACATCGCATTGCTGCTGGAAGTCATTCATCGTTTGCGAGATCAGGGTAATACCGTCGTGATCATCGAGCATAATCTCGATGTAATTAAGACCGCCGATTGGGTCATCGATCTCGGCCCCGAGGGTGGAGCCGGTGGCGGTCAGATCATCGCGCAAGGCACGCCGGAGCAGGTTGCCAAGTCAAAGGCAAGTTTTACCGGTAAGTATCTGGCGCCACTGCTGAAACGCACTGCCAGTCAAAAGTAA